From the genome of Rhodothermia bacterium:
GCAAGGAGCATGAAACGGTTCCACAGCGTTACTTTATTCCAGAAAACCAGAAAGTAGCGATTCAAAAATTGCAAGCACATGGCCTGAAGATGAAACAATTAACCCAAAAAGAGACCCTCAGTCTTCAGGAGTTTCAAATTGACAGCACAAAAACCACACGTTTTGCCTTCCAAGGACATAAAGAACGCACCGTGTTTGGGAAGTATATTACGGTTACTACAGAAGTCCCGGAAGGGAGCTATATTTTAGACTTGAGCGAAAACCGAGCGAATGCTAAATTGGCCTTTTATTTATTGGAACCACGATCGGATGATGGGTTGCTCAATTGGAACTTTTTTGATCCATGGCTCGAAAAACAACCACGTCTATACCCCATTAGGCGGCAGTTACATCCATAAGTTCTGTTCTACCTAAAATCGAGGTTGTTATGAAGATATATAAAGGTATAAATGCAAATAAAGGCTTCGTCTTAACGGTGGTTCTATTCACCGCTTGCCAAACAAATGCACAACCAGTGCCGGAGGTAAAAGATTATGCGGGAATCATGGAGGTGATCAAAAAACGTGAAGCTTCGTTGGTTGTGGTAAATTTCTGGGCAACATGGTGCGTGCCTTGCGTCGAGGAGTTCCCTTATTTTATGCAACTCAAACGCGAACAAGACCCGAAAGAAGTTGCCGTTATTTTTGTAAGTGTGGATTATGAGGATGAGATGGAGGACGTCGTTCGTTTTTTGAAAAAGCAACAAGTGGACGACCAAACCTACTTAGCAGGCGGCAATGCCAATACCTTTATTCAATCTTTCCATAAATCATGGAGTGGTGCAGTACCCGCAACTTTTATTTATAATCAGCAGGGCGAGCAATTGGATTTTTGGGAAGGAAAGGTGTCTTATGAAGCCTTGGTTAAAAAAATAAATCGTTTTCAATCACCAAAACCAGAATCCCCATGAACAGAATCTTCTACTTTTTGATTTTCGGTGCGTTTGTTTGGGTGAACTATGCCATATTTAAACCGAACGAAGAAACACGTGAAACGAACAAACAAGTAAATGCAAACAAGGCGCAAACCGCTGGTGTAAACTTAAAACCATCCACCAATAATCCAGAATTGGCCATTGGAGCAACTATGCCACTGTCAGATCTTCTTATGGAAAATGTGGATGGCCAAAAGATTTCCACAAAGTCCGTTAAAGGGACAAAAGGAACTGCCGTCATATTTTGGTGCAATACTTGCCCTTGGGTTACCCGCTACGAAGCCCGAACAGTTGCTTTGGTAAATGCTTACAAAAGCAAAGGATTTGGCTTTATTGCCGTGAATCCCAATGATCCTGTTGCCTATCCAGAAGAAGCCTTGTCTTTCATGAAGACAAAAGCCCAAGAAAAGAAGTATCCCTTTCCCTACGTTGCCGACGAAAATTCTACCTTAGCACGCGCATATGGAGCTGCACGGACGCCGCATGTTTTCCTATTTGATACCGCCAATAAATTGGTGTATGTGGGTGGGATAGACGATAATCCCCAAAAAGAAGCCGAGGCAAAACCTTATTTGAAACTTGCAATGGAGGCGTTATTAAAAGGAACCCATGTTTCAGAAACAAAAACAAGGGCGTTTGGCTGTACGATAAAATGGCAAGAGAAATCCTATTGAGCCAGCTTTTAACTTAAAAGGATTTTATAAGGCTTAAACGTGCATTATGTAATCACGTGGAAGCCTACAAAGCCATTCCCACTCTCAAGAAGGTCATATAAGAACTTACGGGATTGCGTAAACTCCGTTTTGCCAAGGCTTGTTCTATTTCATGATGAACGCCAAAGCCCCGTAGGGGCGGTATCTTAATAGAAATTGGTTTCCAAATGTACAACGAAGCCCCGTAGGGGTGACATCTTTACATGATGAGGAAAACTGGTTGATCGTAGCCAAAGTCATCCATGTTGGCTAAATGTAGCCCCATCCATGTTGACTGAGTTATCCGGCGGATTTTTCTAAGGGTCGCCTTACCATTATTGAACAACACATCAAACTATAAGATAGAGGCGATCTCAATAAGAAGTCTCAAAATTAGCCCGTTTGCAATAAGTGAGTAGGCTGGTTTACTTGACCAAATTCCGGAATGTAAAAAAAACCGTAATTTTGATGCAAACACCGTGAAAACAAAGCCGTTCGAGTGTTCGGAATCGTTTATCAAGCAATTCTTAATTATCTTGTGTAACCGCTTAACCTTTTTGATTTAACAGACTAAAGAATCATAAAAAGGGCATGCTAAATTCTCTGAAACCTAACCGCCTTAATCATGTCTATAAAAAAGAAAATTACTATTTTTGACGTTGCTTCCAAAGCAGGTGTAGCCATCTCTACCGTTTCACGGGTGGTAAATGGTAGTGCCCTAGTAAAGGAAGAAACACGATCAAAAGTGCAAAAAGCCATTGACGAACTTCAATTTATTCCAGATCGGACGGCCAAATTACTGGCGCAGAAAAATAAAATCCCCGTCATTACTGTGGCTGTTCCTTCCTTCACCACCCGGTTTTATAATGCCTTGTTAAAAGGGGTCAAACGTGCTATTGACTCCGAGCAGTTGGTGGACATTCTCATCTTTGACATGGGATTTCAAGACCCAGACCAACGTCTGATAGATTTTTTAGATCGTGGCTCGGTGGATGCGCTGCTGTATGCTTCGTCAGCCATGTCGGAACAATTAGAGGAAAGGCTTCTGCAGAGTCGTACACCCGTTGTAACCGTGGGCATACAGTCCAATCACTTCGATTGCTTCTGGTGGGATAACCGAGTAGGCGTTAGCGCAGCACTAAAGCACTTGATTGCCATGCAGCACCAAAAAATTGGCATGATTGCAGCCGCTTCTTGGAATGTTAATGCGCAAACCCGTGTAGAAGTGTATAAAAATTCGTTAGAAGAAGCTGGCCTTTCATTTGATCCGACCTATATCCAAAAGGGGGAGACTCTAGACAATGCCGGATACAGTGAAGAGGCCGGCTACGAGGCCATGAAGCAACTCCTTCACACACATCCCGAAGTCACTGCGGTATTTTGTGCTAGTGATGTACAAGCCTTGGGCGCTTGGAAAGCCATAACCGAAGCTGGACTCCGAATCCCAGAAGACATCGCATTGGTGGGGTATGACAACATCAATATGACGGACTTTATGGGGCTTTCCAGTGTTGATCAGTCTATGGGAATTGTGGGAGAACAGGCCATGCGATTGTTGTTAGAGCGTATGTCTGGTAACAATGGTGAACGGCTTTCCGAATGTATAACCCCTAATTTGGTGGTCAGACGCTCCAGTAACTACCACCGGATTGACGATTAAATTTTTTTCATGGTTTTGTGAAACGGGTAAGCAGATTGGTTTACCCGTTTTTTTATGTGGTATTGGTATGTAACTTAGCATAAAAACCAAAGAGCAGGTATGAAATCAGATAAGACGGGAGAAACTCCTCAAATAGCAGCGCCATACGAGGTACTTGCAGCCGGATACGACCTTGTTATGTCGCATGTGGACTACGAGGCGTGGGCACTTTACATCCACCAACTCATCATGAAACACGCCACCGATGAGGTAAATACAGTTATTGAATTAGGATGTGGGACTGGCTTATTTGCCATTGAATTGCAACCACTTGCGGACTATCAGATGGCTGGTTTTGATAGCGCAACTAATATGATCCGCATTGCCAAGGAGCGGGCCGAGTGGGAAGGACTCCCCATTCAATATGAAGTAGCGGATTTTACCAACTTTGCCTTAGATCAGCCCGTGGATGCCATGATTCTGCTACAAGATGGACTGAATTATCTCCTTAATGAGGAAGACATTCAACAGCTTTTTCAGTGTGTATATGCTGGATTAAAAACGGGTGGCTTGTTTGTTTTTGACCAAAGTACGCCTTGGAACTCGATAAATAATGCGGAATATTTTGATGACGAAGACGAAGAAGAAGGCTTTCATTACATCCGAAAAAGTCATTATGATTCGGAATTTCGCATTCATACAACTCGTTTTACCCTGAATTTTCAAGGTCAAACGTATCATGAAACACACACCCAAAAAGCATATACCTTGCATGAAATTCGTGATTTAGTCAAAAAAACAAATTTCCAAATATGTGCTATCTATGACGATCTTTCTATGAAAAATGCAAGTGAAAAAACAGAAAGAATTCATTGGGTATTAAGAAAATAATATCTCTTAAAAATATACAAAATATCCACCATACAAGGTTTTAATTAATTATTTAATAAGTTATTTATGATAGAATTGGAAAATGTTACGGCCTCATATGAGTTACCTTCTGGTGGGCGTAGAACCGTATTCTCAAACCTCAATCTATACATTGAGCCAGGTGAAATGGTATATGTTATCGGGCCAAGTGGCTGTGGTAAAAGTACACTTCTTAAGCTCTTGTATATGGATATAAAACCTGATGAAGGGCAAGTACGAGTGGGGGATTTTTTATCAAAGAACATAAAAGATAAAGATATTCCATTTTTGAGAAGAAAATTAGGCATTGTTTTTCAAGATTTTCAGTTATTACCAGACCGTAATGTAGCGGAAAATGTGGCTTTTACATGTTATGTTCAAGGGCTTGCGAGAAGAGATGCGCGTCGGAAGGCATTGGAAACCTTGGGAAGATTGGGACTATCACATAAACGAAAAAACATGCCGCACGAGATTTCTGGTGGTGAACAACAAAGGGTTTGCATTGCACGAGCTATTGTGCATGACCCAGCAATTTTGTTGGCAGATGAGCCAACTGGTAACCTTGATCCTGCGGTTGCGACAGGAATTGTTGAACAATTGGTCTCATTAAATAAACAAGGAATGACCCTTTTGGTTGCAACCCATAATTATGCACATGTAAAACAATATCCAGCAAGAACTATTGCTTTTTTTGATGGTGAATTACGTGAAGTAGATCCTAAACTAATTGAAAAAATTAAAATTACTTGAAATTGAAATGGAATACACAAAGTGATGATTTCTTTTTTAAAGAATGAAATAAAGTGATGAGTTATTTTATAGCATTAAAGGCTGAAAATTATGAAACTTGTACTTTTTGACTTGGATGGAACATTGGTGGATGCTGTTCCGGCTGTTGTCGAAGCCGCAAACCGCGTTCGGGCACGAAAGTCCCTACCAGATGTAGATCCCAATTTGGTTCGGCAAGTACTTGGGAATCCGGAAGCCTTTGGCGGAGAGACTTCATTTTTGGTGGAGGCTACAGCAGATGGGAAGGAACGTAGGGACGCTTTGATGCTGTTTGGAAGGCATTTGGATGTGGTCTTTCCTGATGTCGCGAGACCATACACAGCCGTTAAGGATGTTCTTATGTTATTGAAAAATAAAGAACTTAAGTTGGCGATTGTTTCAAACCGAATTGCCTTGTTTTTGCACCAATGGGTGGAATGGTTGGGCTGGGATTCTTATTTTGACTGTATCGTAGGGATTGATATGGTGACGGCTCCGCCTCCTGCGCCAGATGCCGTCCAGTATGTACTCCAATTTCTGGATATTGCGCCTTCCGATGCCTTGCTTTTGGCAGATAGTGCCCCAGAAATCAATGCAGGCAAGGAGGCTGGAGTTAAAGTTTTACAGGCAAAATATGGTTATTCAGATGTTTTTGATGAAATTAAAGGCATTGAAAAAATAGAAGACCTTCTGCTTTTTGTTTAATTGATAAATGTTTCGTCATGCGATTTTTTACCACAGCTTTGCTATTATTCTTAGTACTAATTCTAAATGGATGTGCTTATAAAAGCAGTAGTTACATGTCTTATAATTCAGGTTTTAAAGCCTCTGAACTGCCTCCAAAACCGGATTATTCGCGTGATGAGCATTGGGCGGCGTTGCCAGAACGGAGCGACACTGCAGATATTTATCCCACCAATACTTTACATCCTAATTATCAATCGGGGGCAAATGTGGATGTGTTTTTTGTGCATCCCACCATCTATACCAAAAAACCCGCGTTGCCTTACCAGTGGAACGCACGCATAGAAGATGCCATCCTGAACCAAGAAGTGGATGATTCTACCATTAAATACCAAGCCTCCTCTTTAAATGCAGCAGGAAAAATCTACGCTCCGCGATACCGACAAGCTCATATTTCTGCATTTGGAAAGGTAAATCAAGATGCTGGTGAGGCCGCACTCTCGGTGGCTTATGAGGATGTATTAAATGCCTTTAAGTATTACATGGCACATTATAACCAAGGAAAGCCTTTTATTATTGCTGCTCACAGCCAAGGAACCCGACATGCCATTCAATTAATCCACGATATGGTAGATGGAAAACCTTTGCAAAAACAATTGATTGTGGCATATTTAATTGGTATGCCAGTGGAAAAAAATGCCTACAAAAACCTTTCTGGATGCAATACGCCTGATGAAATAGGTTGTGTAGTCTCGTGGAGAACGTTTGCAAAAGGATTTTATCCTGCTTCTTATGTTCCACAACCTGAAATTTTGTGTACAAACCCACTTTTGTGGACTTCGGACGAACAATATGCGGAGCATAAACGCAATAATGGTGGGCTATTACAAGATTTTAATCGTTTAATCCCACATGTAGCTGATGCAAAATGTGAAGATGGTTTTTTACGGTCAGAACTTCGTATAAATGTAGGAACAAAATTCTTTTTGCGCAAATTGAAAAACTATCACATAGCGGATTACAATCTTTTTTATGAATCTATCCGTGAAAATGCTATTATACGTTCAAAAAAATTTCTCGAAAGCTGGAAAAAGGGTTGAAAAAACTATAGTCTTTATTTAATTCCATGTCCTTATAAAAACTCAAAATTCATAAAGATCACCATACTTTGTTTTGATGTATTTTAGCCAAGGTTCGGCTGAAAGACTTGTATTGGTGATGTCAAAGACCAATTCTTTTGCGGATTTTGCACGCCCAAATTGATGAATATGGGTTTTGAGCCAATTTTTTAAAGGGCTGTATTGCCCCGATCGTATTTGGCTTTCTAAATTGTCTAAAGCAAAACTGGCTTGTTCAAAAAATTGTGCGGCATATAAAGTGCCGAGTGTGTAGGTAGGGAAGTACCCAAAAGCCCCAAGAGACCAGTGGATGTCTTGCAAAATCCCATCAGTCTCGTTTTCCGGTACAACGCCCAAGTAGGTTTGCATTTTTGTTCGCCATAATTCTGGCAATTCCCGTACCTCAAGCCTTCCTTCTATCAGGTCTGCTTCTATCTCGAACCGCAACAACACATGTAATGGGTACGTGACCTCATCGGCATCCACGCGAATCAAAGACGGTTGTACTTTATTGATTGCGCGATAAAATTCGGACAGGGTAATGTTTTGGAGCGTATTCGGGAATTTGGTTTGAAGGTGTGGCAAAAGGTATTCCCAAAATGCTTGGCTGCGCCCAATATGATTCTCCCAAAGCCGTGATTGCGATTCGTGAATGCCCAAAGAAGTGCCTTCAGCCAATAAAGTCCGCTGCCACTTGGGATCTACGCCTTGTTCGTATAGTGCATGTCCAAATTCATGAAGGGTACTAAACAAGCCGGAAACAAGGTTGTTCTCGGCGATTCTTGTTGTGATACGAACATCTGAGATGTCGAAAGTCGTCGAAAATGGGTGGGTAGAAAGGTCTTGGCGTCCTCGTGTAAAGTCATATCCCACAAGATGTAAAACGTCCATTCCTAAATCCCACAACTTAGACACGTCGTAGGTTTCATATAGAAATTGGTCTGGTGGTTGTTTGCATTGTTGAATGGTTTGGACGATGGGCACCAATGAAGAGCGGAGGTGTTCAAACACAGTTTTGACCTCGCGTGTGGTCATATTTGGTTCAAATTCATCCAAAAGGGTGTCATAAGGATGTTCGTCATACCCAATAATGGAAGATTCTTGCCGCGCAAAGTCAACCAATCGGGAGAAATCGCTCTCAAAACGGGTAAAGTCTTGATGGAGTCTCGCTTGCTTCCAACTTTCCTTCGCACGCCCGATGGCCTTGGTTTTCTCAAAGACCAATTCTGGAGGCAATTTGCTGGCGCGCTCAAAATCTCGCTTCCAGATGCTCAATAACCGCGCTTCGTCGGACTCTTGGTCGTCCGCAGTTGCTTCGTCGAGTAATTTTGCGGTTTCGTCGGAGGTAAAAACCGTGTGAGCGAATTTACGCAATGTGGCAACCTGTAAGGCACGAACTTCGCCAGCGTTATCGGGCATGTAGGTTTCTTGATCCCATTCTAAGACGGCTGCTGCACTTTTGAGATCGGCCACCTCGGCGATTCGGGATTTAAGGTTAAGGATCGTGGAATTCATACAGGAGAAGAGGCTTTTTAAGGCGTTGACTCTGAAAAATAATGGGTATCACCCTAATTAACAAGGTTGAAATGACTCAATAAAAAATTGGTCTGTTTTTTGATACAGGCAATAATAGAAAATAAATCACTATGAACCGTATTAGAAACCTCTCGTTCTTGTTTTTTGTGTTAAGTACAACAGCTCTTTTTGCAAATACGCCCGCCGATTCTATCGGAAGTGCTCGCCGTTGGCGTTTAAAAGCAACAATGGCTCCGGTGAAAGATGCAGCAACGGCCAATCTGATAACAAAAGGGGAGTCACTTGTGATGTTTTCCGTTTCTCAGCCTGAACAAAAGTTGACGCAAACGGATGACTTAAATGCTTTTAAAGTTGATCTGGAGCTTGATAACGGCGAAGCGTCGCCAAAACCGGAAAGCAATGAAAATCTAAATATTGTAATAAGTTCGGAAATTTCCAAACGGGGGTGGCGAACGAATCTTAAACCTACCCAAGACGAAATTGCTTTGACGGCAGACAAGAAAACGAATTTAGATACGGACATCGAGAAAACCAATAGTACGCCGTTATTGCAAAATGAAAATACACCAATCTCCGTAGCTTCCGATCCGGACGGGATTTTAGCCTTTGCGATGGAGGAGGACAATAGACGCCCGATCACGAGAGCATTGTCCAACCCTAGATTAGAGGTGAACAAACAAAAACGGATACTGTATGTTTATGATGGCGAAAAATTGGTTCGTCGTTACAAGATAAACTTGGGTAGAAGTCCAGAATTGCCCAAACGCCAGTTTAAAGATGGTCTTACGCCAGAAGGCCAATACCTGATTACGGGGAAATCCACCAAGAGCAAATACCACAAAAACTTGGCGATTGGTTACCCCAATCTATTAGACGCCACTTGGGGACTTCAGAACAACCTTATCTCTCAAAAAGAATTCCAGCGTATAAAAATGGCGCTTGAAATTGGCGAAACGCCGCCAGCTAAAACAAAATTGGGAGGTGCAATATTCATCCACGGTGAAGGTCGTACCAATGGTGACTGGACAGAAGGATGTGTAGCCTTAAAAAATGAAGACGTGGACGAATTGTTTCGGATTATTCCAATTGGGACTCCAATACAGCTTTATTGGAGATGAGGTGACCAAAAGAATTATGATCTTGGTATTAAGCCTTTTCCGCCAAAAAACAATCTATCAATCGGTTTATGGCGGTAATAAACCACCACTCCGCAGTAACCCAGATTTAAAATGCGCAAAATAAACACATTTCTTTCAACGCTACTATTGGGCTTTATGCCCTTGGTTTTATGGGCGCAGACCCCTGCCAATCCTGAACAACCTGCTTCCGGATGGCGCGAGCAATATCGTACCAAGGCCCGTTTGGGAATGCAAACCCCAGTCTTATTGGCTGCACCCATCGCCGAGAAAAAGTCGTTTCAATCTGGACATCCCGAGCATGATCCAAATGATCCGCGACTGCCCCGTGCAAGTGCGAATCCAGATGTTCGCCATCCGGCTCCACCCGTCGTAAATTCTGTATCCAACAATGACATTGGAAATAGGTTTGCGGTTCAACTTTCCTCACCCGTTCAGTTGGATGGGGATCAGGTGAATTTATCGGAAATGTATAGTGATACCCCACCCGCACACAGTAGCCCTGCCACTTCCTATGCTTCAAACGAAGCGAGAAATTGGGCGGAAATGAATACGATGGGGGAATCAAGAACCGTTGCAATGGCGCAAAAGGCATATGAGGATGCGCGCGTGCGTGCGTTTTTGGATGTCATTGCACGTGGCGAAGTCGGCGATATGGGCTACGACGAAAC
Proteins encoded in this window:
- a CDS encoding class I SAM-dependent methyltransferase, whose amino-acid sequence is MKSDKTGETPQIAAPYEVLAAGYDLVMSHVDYEAWALYIHQLIMKHATDEVNTVIELGCGTGLFAIELQPLADYQMAGFDSATNMIRIAKERAEWEGLPIQYEVADFTNFALDQPVDAMILLQDGLNYLLNEEDIQQLFQCVYAGLKTGGLFVFDQSTPWNSINNAEYFDDEDEEEGFHYIRKSHYDSEFRIHTTRFTLNFQGQTYHETHTQKAYTLHEIRDLVKKTNFQICAIYDDLSMKNASEKTERIHWVLRK
- a CDS encoding DUF3089 domain-containing protein, which codes for MSYNSGFKASELPPKPDYSRDEHWAALPERSDTADIYPTNTLHPNYQSGANVDVFFVHPTIYTKKPALPYQWNARIEDAILNQEVDDSTIKYQASSLNAAGKIYAPRYRQAHISAFGKVNQDAGEAALSVAYEDVLNAFKYYMAHYNQGKPFIIAAHSQGTRHAIQLIHDMVDGKPLQKQLIVAYLIGMPVEKNAYKNLSGCNTPDEIGCVVSWRTFAKGFYPASYVPQPEILCTNPLLWTSDEQYAEHKRNNGGLLQDFNRLIPHVADAKCEDGFLRSELRINVGTKFFLRKLKNYHIADYNLFYESIRENAIIRSKKFLESWKKG
- a CDS encoding L,D-transpeptidase; this encodes MNRIRNLSFLFFVLSTTALFANTPADSIGSARRWRLKATMAPVKDAATANLITKGESLVMFSVSQPEQKLTQTDDLNAFKVDLELDNGEASPKPESNENLNIVISSEISKRGWRTNLKPTQDEIALTADKKTNLDTDIEKTNSTPLLQNENTPISVASDPDGILAFAMEEDNRRPITRALSNPRLEVNKQKRILYVYDGEKLVRRYKINLGRSPELPKRQFKDGLTPEGQYLITGKSTKSKYHKNLAIGYPNLLDATWGLQNNLISQKEFQRIKMALEIGETPPAKTKLGGAIFIHGEGRTNGDWTEGCVALKNEDVDELFRIIPIGTPIQLYWR
- a CDS encoding HAD hydrolase-like protein, which gives rise to MKLVLFDLDGTLVDAVPAVVEAANRVRARKSLPDVDPNLVRQVLGNPEAFGGETSFLVEATADGKERRDALMLFGRHLDVVFPDVARPYTAVKDVLMLLKNKELKLAIVSNRIALFLHQWVEWLGWDSYFDCIVGIDMVTAPPPAPDAVQYVLQFLDIAPSDALLLADSAPEINAGKEAGVKVLQAKYGYSDVFDEIKGIEKIEDLLLFV
- a CDS encoding carboxypeptidase M32 gives rise to the protein MNSTILNLKSRIAEVADLKSAAAVLEWDQETYMPDNAGEVRALQVATLRKFAHTVFTSDETAKLLDEATADDQESDEARLLSIWKRDFERASKLPPELVFEKTKAIGRAKESWKQARLHQDFTRFESDFSRLVDFARQESSIIGYDEHPYDTLLDEFEPNMTTREVKTVFEHLRSSLVPIVQTIQQCKQPPDQFLYETYDVSKLWDLGMDVLHLVGYDFTRGRQDLSTHPFSTTFDISDVRITTRIAENNLVSGLFSTLHEFGHALYEQGVDPKWQRTLLAEGTSLGIHESQSRLWENHIGRSQAFWEYLLPHLQTKFPNTLQNITLSEFYRAINKVQPSLIRVDADEVTYPLHVLLRFEIEADLIEGRLEVRELPELWRTKMQTYLGVVPENETDGILQDIHWSLGAFGYFPTYTLGTLYAAQFFEQASFALDNLESQIRSGQYSPLKNWLKTHIHQFGRAKSAKELVFDITNTSLSAEPWLKYIKTKYGDLYEF
- a CDS encoding ATP-binding cassette domain-containing protein; this encodes MIELENVTASYELPSGGRRTVFSNLNLYIEPGEMVYVIGPSGCGKSTLLKLLYMDIKPDEGQVRVGDFLSKNIKDKDIPFLRRKLGIVFQDFQLLPDRNVAENVAFTCYVQGLARRDARRKALETLGRLGLSHKRKNMPHEISGGEQQRVCIARAIVHDPAILLADEPTGNLDPAVATGIVEQLVSLNKQGMTLLVATHNYAHVKQYPARTIAFFDGELREVDPKLIEKIKIT
- a CDS encoding TlpA family protein disulfide reductase: MKIYKGINANKGFVLTVVLFTACQTNAQPVPEVKDYAGIMEVIKKREASLVVVNFWATWCVPCVEEFPYFMQLKREQDPKEVAVIFVSVDYEDEMEDVVRFLKKQQVDDQTYLAGGNANTFIQSFHKSWSGAVPATFIYNQQGEQLDFWEGKVSYEALVKKINRFQSPKPESP
- a CDS encoding thioredoxin family protein, giving the protein MNRIFYFLIFGAFVWVNYAIFKPNEETRETNKQVNANKAQTAGVNLKPSTNNPELAIGATMPLSDLLMENVDGQKISTKSVKGTKGTAVIFWCNTCPWVTRYEARTVALVNAYKSKGFGFIAVNPNDPVAYPEEALSFMKTKAQEKKYPFPYVADENSTLARAYGAARTPHVFLFDTANKLVYVGGIDDNPQKEAEAKPYLKLAMEALLKGTHVSETKTRAFGCTIKWQEKSY
- a CDS encoding LacI family DNA-binding transcriptional regulator — encoded protein: MSIKKKITIFDVASKAGVAISTVSRVVNGSALVKEETRSKVQKAIDELQFIPDRTAKLLAQKNKIPVITVAVPSFTTRFYNALLKGVKRAIDSEQLVDILIFDMGFQDPDQRLIDFLDRGSVDALLYASSAMSEQLEERLLQSRTPVVTVGIQSNHFDCFWWDNRVGVSAALKHLIAMQHQKIGMIAAASWNVNAQTRVEVYKNSLEEAGLSFDPTYIQKGETLDNAGYSEEAGYEAMKQLLHTHPEVTAVFCASDVQALGAWKAITEAGLRIPEDIALVGYDNINMTDFMGLSSVDQSMGIVGEQAMRLLLERMSGNNGERLSECITPNLVVRRSSNYHRIDD